In a single window of the Acidobacteriota bacterium genome:
- a CDS encoding dienelactone hydrolase family protein produces MRTETLTFDTANGATSAYIAMPDADTDKAVILIHEWWGLNDHVKDIAGRYADEGFVCIAPDLYRGVVTKDPEEASRLMHGLAVEDGLDTIRHAIEAARVAYGITHFGVTGYCMGGTFALRAACELEGVSAAAPFYGDIPDDSVLEKLTVPTIFVSGTRDAWITPEKVAGLEDSAARFELPVTSAKYDADHAFFNDTRPEVYDETSARDAWALVTGHFKDRL; encoded by the coding sequence ATGAGGACTGAAACGCTTACTTTTGACACCGCTAATGGCGCTACGAGCGCATATATTGCGATGCCCGACGCCGACACCGACAAGGCCGTCATTCTGATCCACGAATGGTGGGGGCTGAACGACCACGTCAAAGATATCGCCGGCCGCTATGCGGACGAAGGCTTCGTCTGTATCGCTCCTGACCTCTATCGCGGAGTGGTGACAAAAGACCCCGAAGAGGCATCGCGGCTGATGCACGGCCTTGCGGTCGAAGACGGCCTCGATACTATCAGGCATGCCATCGAGGCGGCCAGAGTCGCCTACGGAATAACGCATTTCGGCGTCACGGGCTATTGTATGGGCGGTACTTTTGCGTTGCGTGCTGCATGCGAACTTGAAGGAGTCAGCGCCGCGGCTCCTTTCTATGGAGATATCCCTGATGACAGCGTTCTGGAAAAACTGACGGTGCCCACCATTTTTGTTTCCGGAACTCGAGACGCATGGATCACGCCCGAAAAGGTAGCCGGACTGGAAGATTCCGCGGCACGATTCGAACTTCCGGTCACATCGGCCAAGTACGACGCCGATCACGCGTTCTTTAATGACACGCGTCCTGAGGTTTATGACGAAACCTCTGCCCGCGATGCATGGGCTCTGGTGACCGGACATTTCAAGGATCGGCTCTGA
- a CDS encoding disulfide bond formation protein B produces MGINGLLPYIAWLIALSSLVGSLFLSEVMELPPCDLCWYQRAAMYPLVFVIATGIVLKDARMKLYALPLAIAGLSIAIYHNLYYYGIIPAEITPCTEGVPCNAVQLELLGFITIPLMSLGAFVVLTACLLAYKQEKI; encoded by the coding sequence ATGGGAATAAACGGACTTCTTCCGTATATCGCATGGCTTATCGCTTTGTCGTCGCTGGTCGGCAGCCTTTTTCTGAGTGAAGTGATGGAGCTGCCGCCTTGTGACCTTTGCTGGTATCAGCGGGCGGCGATGTATCCGCTGGTCTTCGTTATTGCGACAGGCATCGTTCTTAAAGACGCCCGAATGAAGCTTTACGCCTTACCGCTGGCTATTGCTGGACTCTCGATCGCGATCTATCACAACCTCTATTATTATGGCATCATTCCGGCGGAGATCACGCCCTGCACCGAAGGCGTCCCGTGCAATGCTGTCCAGCTTGAGCTGCTTGGTTTTATCACAATTCCGCTAATGAGCCTGGGAGCTTTTGTCGTGCTAACTGCGTGTTTGTTAGCCTATAAGCAAGAGAAGATCTAA
- a CDS encoding thioredoxin domain-containing protein, with protein sequence MGKEIKILGLLLVIVIIGVFLGSNYYKSNVTEKAKTDDRVNPFLIRDDSPTLGPADAKVTIVEFLDPECEACAAFGPTIKKMIKEYEPNVRLVIRYMPFHPSSLMAANFLEAAGEQGKYWEALDLIFAKQSEWGEIHGAPPGTKQPDAKAAFERFTKELGLDIEKVDSAIKENRFGSKVDRDKQDGQTVGVRQTPTIFVNGRKMNRLFESELRSMIKQELEKN encoded by the coding sequence ATGGGTAAAGAGATAAAGATACTTGGGCTGCTGCTGGTAATCGTTATCATCGGCGTTTTTCTGGGCTCGAACTATTACAAGAGCAATGTAACCGAAAAGGCAAAGACCGATGACAGAGTAAATCCTTTCCTTATCCGCGACGACAGCCCGACGCTCGGGCCTGCGGATGCTAAGGTGACGATCGTCGAATTCCTCGACCCCGAGTGCGAAGCATGCGCTGCATTCGGACCGACCATCAAGAAGATGATCAAGGAATACGAACCGAACGTTCGCCTGGTCATCAGGTATATGCCATTCCATCCCAGCTCGCTGATGGCGGCGAATTTCCTTGAGGCAGCCGGCGAACAAGGCAAGTACTGGGAAGCTCTCGACCTGATATTCGCCAAACAGAGTGAATGGGGCGAAATACACGGCGCACCTCCGGGGACGAAACAGCCTGACGCAAAAGCCGCCTTTGAAAGATTTACGAAAGAACTGGGTCTGGACATCGAGAAGGTCGACTCCGCGATCAAGGAAAACCGTTTCGGGTCAAAAGTGGACCGCGACAAGCAGGACGGCCAAACCGTCGGAGTTCGCCAGACGCCCACGATCTTCGTCAACGGCCGTAAGATGAACCGCCTATTCGAAAGCGAGCTTCGCTCAATGATCAAACAAGAATTGGAAAAGAACTAG
- a CDS encoding diguanylate cyclase: protein MGISIIKENTSELAGSAAAVLILSSFAVLFFGWLALLITIPLGALGLWSFAANRKILAEKTTQLGRANEIHLATVEALATAIDARDQISVGHVRRAQIYSLGLGRLMNVSPEEMEALRTGALLHDIGKLAVPDHILNKPGKLTPAELEKTKIHSVVGASILEKIGFDVPVVPTVKYHHECWDGSGYPDGLKGEAIPLTARILTVADAYDTLRGTRPYRPAMSREKARQIMQAEAGTRFDPQIVAVLLRHLSALEDDIAQSGLAYDDAPGNVPKSKDDEFVEQIKRANREVFNLYELAREFSITVTPQQTLQLFSRKLREFVPFDTCALFLLNDDKESASAAHVEGLNAKRILKMQVKVGKGATGFALKNMETVANVDPDLDFYTTRPDLTQLYGTLASVPLISGEEIIGAVTIYSRELKSYAEEHLRLLDTISRIAADAIDKSLEHSEAKMHAMTDPLTGLPNARSLQEQFEKEVARATRAGSSFQLLMLDLDGFKTVNDNLGHKFGDKMLKEVSSVIKEQLRDYDFLARYGGDEFVALVPEAANNNVDELCERIEKAVRQFELVVGKSKASVGVSLGSAGYPRHGSTFDQLIIAADKAMYLRKMERKAAAGMLISAEPILDTHHSEPPMPDDPNQSLIVELDETHVLVS, encoded by the coding sequence ATGGGAATCAGCATTATCAAAGAAAACACATCCGAACTTGCAGGCTCTGCGGCCGCTGTATTGATCCTGTCCAGTTTTGCCGTTCTTTTTTTCGGCTGGCTCGCATTGTTGATCACCATCCCGCTTGGAGCTCTGGGATTATGGTCATTCGCAGCGAACCGAAAGATCCTGGCGGAAAAGACCACGCAACTTGGACGTGCCAATGAGATACACCTGGCAACGGTTGAGGCACTCGCAACCGCCATTGATGCCCGTGACCAGATCAGCGTCGGACATGTTCGTCGTGCTCAGATCTATTCCCTCGGACTCGGAAGATTAATGAATGTCTCTCCCGAAGAAATGGAGGCGTTGAGGACAGGTGCATTGCTTCATGATATCGGCAAACTGGCGGTCCCGGACCATATCCTGAACAAACCCGGCAAACTCACGCCGGCTGAGCTGGAGAAAACAAAGATACATTCGGTCGTTGGAGCATCTATTCTCGAGAAGATCGGCTTTGATGTGCCGGTGGTTCCAACGGTCAAATACCATCACGAATGTTGGGACGGCTCCGGCTATCCCGACGGTTTGAAGGGCGAAGCGATACCGCTGACAGCCCGGATCCTGACCGTCGCTGACGCTTATGACACCTTGCGCGGAACACGTCCGTACAGGCCCGCGATGTCACGTGAAAAAGCCCGCCAGATAATGCAGGCAGAAGCCGGCACCAGGTTCGATCCTCAGATCGTGGCTGTCCTGCTGCGGCATCTTTCGGCACTTGAGGACGATATCGCACAGAGCGGGCTGGCGTACGATGACGCTCCGGGAAATGTCCCCAAATCGAAAGACGACGAGTTCGTCGAACAGATAAAAAGGGCAAACCGCGAGGTCTTCAATTTATATGAGCTTGCCCGGGAATTCAGTATTACGGTTACACCGCAGCAAACGCTGCAGCTTTTTTCGCGAAAGCTGAGGGAGTTCGTTCCGTTCGATACCTGTGCCCTTTTCCTGCTCAATGATGACAAAGAATCGGCCTCGGCGGCACACGTCGAGGGACTCAACGCGAAACGGATATTGAAGATGCAGGTCAAGGTCGGCAAAGGTGCAACGGGTTTTGCACTTAAGAATATGGAGACCGTTGCGAATGTCGACCCCGATCTCGATTTTTATACGACCCGACCGGACCTTACTCAACTGTACGGTACCCTCGCCTCGGTTCCGCTTATCTCAGGCGAGGAGATCATCGGTGCCGTGACCATCTACTCACGGGAACTGAAATCTTATGCGGAAGAACATCTGCGGCTACTGGACACGATCTCGCGCATAGCGGCTGATGCGATCGACAAATCGCTCGAACACAGCGAAGCGAAGATGCACGCGATGACCGACCCGCTGACAGGACTGCCGAATGCGCGGAGCCTTCAGGAACAGTTTGAAAAGGAGGTCGCGAGAGCTACACGGGCCGGTTCGAGTTTCCAATTGCTCATGCTTGACCTTGACGGATTCAAGACCGTCAACGACAACCTCGGACATAAGTTCGGCGACAAAATGTTGAAAGAGGTCAGTTCGGTCATTAAAGAACAGCTGCGCGACTACGACTTTCTCGCTCGATACGGCGGGGATGAGTTTGTCGCACTGGTTCCCGAAGCTGCGAATAATAACGTTGATGAACTCTGCGAACGTATTGAGAAGGCCGTCAGGCAATTTGAATTGGTTGTCGGAAAGTCAAAAGCGTCCGTAGGCGTCAGTTTGGGAAGCGCGGGATATCCGCGGCACGGCAGCACGTTCGACCAGCTCATTATCGCAGCGGACAAAGCGATGTATCTTCGGAAGATGGAACGAAAAGCGGCCGCGGGAATGCTGATCTCCGCAGAACCGATCCTTGACACACACCATTCAGAGCCGCCGATGCCGGATGATCCGAACCAAAGCCTTATCGTTGAACTGGATGAGACACATGTACTGGTGAGTTGA
- a CDS encoding GGDEF domain-containing protein produces the protein MDSKLGLIIQIAGVALITLLTLFLRRSINVPALRHWTNAWLFQCFALFCLRLAFSYEEYSLQLLGFFFLSQYIFGYLLVLGCRSLSQDGRQGVLSEIFVLPFILLAFGLPFLGNELNLVINTHSLLVAGFFAVAFSTLWRTKLKTFGWKVMLVALGLLVLDFSHYFADYALRNYAVISVGLSEYNSVVDLVLQILLGFGMVIVLLEQVLNDAKVANEKLKKAHEKLEELAHIDPLTTALNRHAFYGYLNRKGNEGKELHGCLGFFDIDDLKEVNDQFGHAVGDAVIRSVVRAIRDLVRSEDLIFRWGGDEFFVLMIGISAEAATVRMRKVEEILKGITIDGVPYPMTICVSHAFENFTSLSDIEDTIQKADAGMYRVKQTRKLKQDAEEISEILDDLFEDIEVVR, from the coding sequence ATGGACTCAAAGTTAGGCCTGATAATTCAGATCGCCGGCGTGGCTCTTATCACGCTCCTGACGCTGTTTCTGCGGCGTTCGATCAACGTGCCTGCTCTGCGCCATTGGACAAACGCCTGGCTTTTCCAATGTTTCGCACTATTCTGTCTTCGCCTTGCTTTTAGCTACGAGGAATACTCTCTGCAGCTCCTCGGATTTTTCTTTCTCTCTCAGTATATTTTCGGCTACCTGTTAGTGTTGGGCTGCCGAAGCCTCTCTCAAGACGGCAGGCAGGGCGTTCTCAGCGAGATATTTGTTCTTCCGTTCATATTGTTGGCATTTGGACTGCCATTTCTTGGGAATGAGCTGAACCTGGTGATCAATACTCACTCTCTTCTGGTCGCAGGGTTTTTTGCCGTAGCGTTTTCTACTCTTTGGAGGACCAAGCTAAAGACATTCGGCTGGAAAGTGATGCTCGTGGCCTTAGGGTTGCTGGTATTGGATTTTTCACACTATTTTGCGGATTATGCACTTCGAAACTACGCGGTCATAAGCGTCGGGCTTTCGGAATATAACTCCGTGGTCGACCTCGTTCTACAGATCCTGCTTGGCTTCGGTATGGTGATAGTCCTTCTCGAGCAGGTTCTTAACGATGCAAAGGTCGCTAACGAAAAGCTGAAAAAGGCGCATGAAAAGCTCGAGGAACTTGCACATATCGATCCACTGACCACGGCACTGAACCGTCATGCGTTCTACGGATATCTCAACCGAAAAGGGAACGAAGGCAAAGAACTGCACGGGTGTCTTGGATTTTTCGATATTGATGATCTGAAAGAGGTCAATGATCAGTTTGGGCATGCTGTCGGCGATGCGGTAATACGCAGCGTTGTCAGGGCAATTAGGGACTTGGTCCGAAGCGAAGATCTGATATTCCGTTGGGGCGGAGATGAGTTCTTTGTTTTGATGATCGGCATCAGCGCCGAGGCTGCAACCGTGCGGATGAGAAAGGTCGAGGAGATCCTGAAGGGCATTACAATCGACGGCGTTCCCTATCCGATGACAATTTGCGTATCGCACGCTTTCGAAAATTTCACTAGCCTTTCAGATATCGAGGACACCATACAAAAGGCGGATGCCGGAATGTACCGTGTAAAACAAACAAGGAAATTGAAGCAGGACGCTGAGGAGATCTCGGAGATCTTGGACGACCTATTCGAAGACATCGAGGTAGTTCGCTGA
- a CDS encoding carbohydrate kinase family protein: MKPLFELPADRRYDVVGCGSNAVDNIIVVDSYPKFNSKEEFISHQRLAGGEAASTMVGLSRLGLRTAYAGSFGDDEEGKLGLSSLSAEGVDVSFSRIIENARTQSAFIIVDNNSGERTILWKREASLNFPADAVPVELAAEARVLHLTPHDLDAAVMMAEAARTASAIVTIDIDSPTGGHELLLPLVDVCIVSDSFPCAAFGESDPQRGLEEIREKFGCTIAGITLGAKGSMFLCDDGIIESPAFPVPGGCKDTTGAGDAFRAGFIFGIVSGYDIAGCARSANAVAALKCRGIGARSSLPIAKELSTLLKND; the protein is encoded by the coding sequence ATGAAACCCTTGTTCGAACTGCCGGCCGACCGCCGATACGATGTCGTTGGATGTGGTTCGAATGCAGTTGATAACATCATCGTTGTAGATTCCTATCCGAAATTCAACAGCAAGGAAGAGTTCATCTCCCATCAAAGACTGGCCGGCGGCGAAGCGGCATCAACCATGGTCGGGCTGAGCAGGCTTGGCCTGAGAACGGCGTACGCGGGGAGTTTCGGAGATGACGAAGAGGGAAAACTTGGTTTGAGCTCGCTTTCCGCAGAAGGTGTTGATGTTTCTTTCAGCCGTATTATCGAAAATGCCCGCACTCAATCAGCGTTCATAATCGTCGATAACAACAGCGGAGAAAGGACGATACTCTGGAAGCGGGAAGCATCACTAAATTTCCCTGCGGACGCGGTGCCCGTTGAACTTGCCGCTGAAGCAAGGGTCTTGCATCTCACACCGCACGATCTTGACGCAGCGGTGATGATGGCAGAAGCCGCACGTACGGCTAGTGCCATTGTAACGATTGATATCGATTCGCCGACTGGAGGCCATGAGTTGCTTCTGCCGCTTGTTGACGTCTGCATCGTTTCCGACAGTTTTCCATGTGCTGCATTCGGCGAAAGCGACCCCCAACGGGGACTCGAAGAGATAAGAGAAAAGTTTGGATGTACGATCGCAGGCATCACACTCGGAGCAAAAGGCTCTATGTTTTTGTGCGACGACGGGATCATCGAATCACCGGCATTTCCGGTGCCGGGCGGTTGTAAGGACACGACCGGTGCGGGCGACGCGTTTCGTGCAGGATTTATTTTTGGAATTGTCTCGGGTTATGACATCGCCGGATGTGCCAGGTCGGCGAATGCCGTTGCGGCATTGAAATGCCGCGGCATCGGGGCGCGCTCCTCGCTCCCAATTGCTAAAGAATTATCAACACTGTTGAAAAATGACTAG
- a CDS encoding TonB-dependent receptor gives MRSIKGVFAIILLSCVSAFAQTGSISGTITTQINGQPLSGVSVQISQLRISVETDANGRYKFTNVPNGRYTVITHKDGFSDQTRSVTVSGNALTKVDFAMSIGSIREEVTVSATGSEESVFETVKSVNAVGSLRIAEQASTSVGEILDKEAGVGKRSFGPGSSRPVIRGFDGDRVLVLQDGVRNGSVGSQSGDHGEPVDALGLERLEIIKGPATLLYGSNAIGGVVNAVTTDEDDPHPGLRGYFTTLGGTNNRQGSVSGGVEYGWDKWVLKGHGTGMREGDMRTPLGRIPNSSSRSFGTGGSLGYFGDKVFLSGSYSYDRRRYGIPYAALFEEGKLLVDDDGDPCVTDGKGKGDCQYDPFAIQRWFRNELPETPDEEIDIAMRSHNFRLKGGFRDVGGAISRGNFSVNYTRYRHNEVETEDGIDEVKTRFYNDTFSYRGFFEQAKYKRLSGRFGFEGFTRNYRVEGAEALIDGRVRQNNFAAFGLQEIDFDRVALQFGGRIETNRYSPENLSEYFKRNFTGFSGSAAARFRLWEGGAFVASFTSSYRSPALEELYNDGPHIGTVTYEEGNQNLARERSNGVEFSLRHRTKRVRLNSSFFHYRIDNFVFLKYVDSDGDGRIDVDDNLPVAEFDQENASFTGADASLDVDVNSWMTLFVNADTVKAELRDNRTRLPRITPARMRFGAEMRYKGLSLRPELQLTAKRTLGNVFPLETATDSYALVNVNGSYTILRGRAAHTLFAGTTNLGNKLYRNHLSFIKDLIPEPGRGFRFGYSVRFF, from the coding sequence ATGAGATCCATCAAGGGTGTTTTTGCAATTATCCTTCTTTCTTGCGTTTCGGCTTTTGCACAGACCGGCTCCATCAGCGGGACGATCACCACTCAGATCAACGGTCAGCCGCTAAGCGGTGTGTCGGTCCAGATCAGCCAGCTCAGGATCAGCGTCGAAACAGATGCTAACGGACGTTATAAATTTACAAACGTTCCGAACGGCCGCTACACCGTCATCACGCACAAGGACGGATTCTCCGATCAGACACGCTCGGTCACAGTTTCGGGCAATGCGTTGACAAAGGTCGACTTTGCGATGAGCATCGGCTCAATACGTGAGGAGGTAACTGTATCAGCGACAGGCAGCGAAGAATCGGTCTTCGAGACGGTCAAGTCCGTCAACGCTGTCGGCAGTTTGCGTATCGCAGAACAGGCAAGCACGTCGGTCGGCGAGATATTGGACAAGGAAGCCGGCGTCGGAAAGCGTTCGTTCGGCCCCGGCAGTTCGCGGCCCGTGATCCGCGGTTTTGACGGCGATCGTGTTCTCGTCCTTCAGGACGGTGTGCGAAACGGATCCGTCGGTTCTCAGTCGGGCGATCACGGCGAGCCTGTGGATGCACTCGGCCTGGAACGGCTTGAGATCATTAAAGGCCCGGCAACGCTGCTTTACGGCTCGAACGCGATCGGCGGCGTTGTCAATGCGGTAACTACCGATGAGGACGATCCGCATCCCGGACTTCGCGGCTATTTCACAACGCTCGGCGGGACCAACAACAGACAAGGCTCTGTCTCAGGAGGCGTCGAATACGGTTGGGATAAATGGGTTTTGAAAGGCCACGGCACCGGCATGCGCGAGGGTGATATGAGAACGCCGCTGGGCCGAATTCCGAATTCGTCGTCACGTTCTTTCGGCACGGGCGGCAGCCTCGGCTATTTCGGCGACAAAGTATTTCTCAGCGGCTCGTACAGCTATGACCGCCGACGTTACGGCATTCCATATGCCGCACTTTTCGAAGAGGGCAAGCTGCTCGTGGACGACGATGGCGACCCTTGCGTGACAGACGGCAAAGGAAAAGGTGATTGCCAATACGACCCGTTCGCTATTCAGCGTTGGTTCCGGAATGAGCTTCCCGAAACTCCGGACGAAGAGATCGACATCGCTATGCGAAGCCACAATTTTCGACTAAAGGGCGGTTTCCGCGATGTCGGCGGAGCCATCAGCCGCGGCAATTTTTCCGTCAACTACACACGTTATCGCCATAATGAAGTTGAAACGGAGGATGGCATCGACGAGGTCAAAACGCGATTCTACAACGACACCTTTTCCTATCGCGGTTTCTTCGAACAGGCAAAATACAAACGGCTTTCGGGACGGTTCGGATTCGAGGGGTTCACCCGAAATTATCGCGTCGAAGGAGCCGAGGCCCTGATCGACGGCCGCGTCCGCCAGAACAACTTCGCCGCGTTCGGGCTGCAGGAAATTGACTTTGACCGCGTCGCACTGCAGTTCGGCGGGCGCATCGAAACGAACCGTTATTCGCCGGAAAACCTTTCTGAATACTTCAAACGCAACTTCACAGGCTTCTCAGGCTCAGCGGCCGCACGTTTTCGCCTTTGGGAAGGCGGTGCCTTCGTTGCAAGCTTTACCAGCTCATATCGCTCACCGGCACTCGAGGAGCTTTACAACGACGGCCCGCATATCGGCACCGTCACGTATGAAGAAGGGAACCAGAACCTAGCCCGCGAGCGTTCGAACGGCGTCGAATTCAGTCTTCGCCACCGCACAAAACGCGTACGTTTGAACAGCAGCTTTTTCCACTATCGCATCGACAATTTCGTATTCCTGAAATACGTGGACAGTGACGGCGACGGACGCATCGACGTGGACGACAATCTGCCGGTCGCGGAATTTGATCAGGAAAATGCCTCATTTACGGGCGCCGATGCCTCGCTGGATGTTGACGTAAATTCGTGGATGACGCTATTTGTAAATGCAGACACAGTTAAAGCCGAGCTGCGCGACAACCGAACTCGGCTGCCGCGTATCACACCGGCGAGGATGCGTTTTGGTGCTGAAATGCGTTACAAAGGCCTTTCGCTCCGACCCGAACTGCAATTGACGGCAAAGCGGACGCTCGGCAACGTGTTTCCGCTGGAAACCGCAACCGATAGTTACGCATTGGTGAACGTCAACGGATCGTATACTATACTTCGCGGACGCGCGGCCCACACGCTTTTTGCCGGGACCACGAATCTCGGCAACAAGCTGTATCGCAACCATCTTTCCTTCATAAAGGATCTGATACCCGAGCCCGGCCGCGGGTTCCGATTTGGATATTCGGTCAGGTTCTTTTAG
- a CDS encoding response regulator translates to MQKLRVFIADDERPAREFLKALLLELGGCDVIGEADNGADAVELIKTLKPDLAILDLKMPAMSGLEAVRQLRKTQMPLFAFATAYDEYAVQAFELNAVDYLLKPVEKRRLAETLKRAADRLETDDWRSAEAEKLKNAARDYSDAAANKPLSRIPVKVRDEIILVPANDIACIEADGELLHITTTENRKFIINYRLKDIEARLDADTFIRLSRGALVNVNTIDAISPLPGGTYAVSLANGREIASSRLQSRILRERLLKL, encoded by the coding sequence ATGCAGAAACTGCGAGTTTTCATTGCTGACGACGAACGCCCGGCACGCGAATTCCTCAAAGCTCTGCTTTTAGAGCTGGGTGGCTGCGACGTGATCGGTGAGGCCGACAATGGAGCCGACGCGGTCGAACTGATAAAGACACTGAAACCGGACCTCGCCATTCTCGACCTGAAGATGCCGGCGATGTCGGGCCTCGAAGCTGTCCGACAATTGCGCAAAACGCAGATGCCGCTTTTTGCTTTCGCGACCGCATATGACGAATATGCGGTTCAGGCTTTCGAGCTGAACGCCGTCGATTATCTGCTGAAGCCTGTAGAAAAACGGCGGCTTGCGGAAACACTGAAACGCGCCGCGGATCGCCTGGAAACCGACGACTGGCGTTCCGCCGAAGCTGAGAAGTTAAAAAATGCCGCACGCGATTACAGCGATGCCGCCGCAAACAAACCGCTCTCACGTATTCCCGTAAAGGTCCGCGACGAGATAATTCTCGTGCCAGCCAACGACATCGCGTGTATCGAGGCCGACGGTGAATTGCTCCACATTACCACTACCGAGAATCGCAAGTTCATCATCAACTACCGTCTCAAGGACATCGAAGCACGGCTCGATGCAGACACTTTCATTCGGCTTTCACGCGGCGCTCTTGTCAATGTCAACACGATCGATGCCATCTCGCCGCTGCCGGGCGGTACGTATGCCGTCTCGCTGGCCAACGGGCGCGAGATAGCCTCCAGCCGGCTGCAGTCGCGTATACTTCGCGAACGCCTTCTCAAGCTCTGA